DNA sequence from the Agromyces aureus genome:
GCCGTTCCAGGGTGCGATCCCGTCGGTCGCGACCGCCGAGGCGCTCGCCGCCTCGATCACGTTCCTGCTCAGCGAGGACGCCGTCAACATCAACGGCGCGATCCTCGCCTCCGACGGCGGCTGGTCGGTGCAGTAACCCGGACAGTCGCGACGCCTCACGGCGTGAACCGAGGGCGGGACGGATGCTGCGGCATCCGCCCCGCCCTTGTGCGTGCGCGGGGCGCCGTGCCGGGCGGGCATTCCGGCCACCGAGAGGACGGCTTTCGGGTGACCGGCGGGCGCGCCCACCGGCGGGACCGGTCCTCTCTCGTGGCGGTCTTCTGCGCCGGTGGGGGCACGTAAACTTGCCCGACGATGGATGAGCAGCCGACACCGCCCACACCCGAGATTCCCGCAGCCTGGTACCCCGACCCCTCGGGTGGCGCCGGACAGCGGTGGTGGGACGGCACCAAGTGGACCGAGCACGTGCACCCCGCGGTTCCGGATGCCACGGCGAACGCGGGTTCGGCCGGAGCCGGTGCCGGAGCCGGTGCTGCTGCCACCGCTGCCGTGACCGACGGCCAGGCGGCCGGTGGCACGGTGCCCGCCGCGAAGCGTTCGCGTCGCGGCCTCGTCATCGGGCTCATCGCCGGCGGCACCGCGGTGCTGCTCGTCGCCGGAACGGTGATCGGCCTGAACGTGGCCGGCGCGTTCGGCGGCGGTGGCGACCTGACCACGGTCGGCGGCTACGACTACGCGGAGCCGATGCTCGACCTCGAACGCGACCACGAGTTCGAGCTCCGCGCCGCCTACGACCTCGAGGCGAAGGCGAGCGAAGTCGGGGCGGAGGAGTTCGACACCGACTTCGCCTTCGAGGTGTTCACGGATGCCGCGCTCAGCAAGCACGCCCCGATCATGGTGAATCAGTGGAACGACACGGTCACCATTTCCGCTCAAGAGGACGCCGAGGCCCGTTACGCCGACAGCGACGCGTTCGAAGGCCGCGAAACGGAGAGCCCCCGCATCCGCGACATCGGCGAGGCCTACGGCGCCTGGGGCCTGAACGCCACCTACTACCTCGTGCAGCACCTCGACGAGCAGGGCGCCGAACTCGAGCGCCCGCGTGTCACCCCGTTCACCGTGCAGCACGAGCTCGAGGCGCCGACCGTGACCTTCGCCACCGACGGCGGCACGGGCAACCTCAGTGTCGCCTGGCAGGCGGTCGAGGGAGCGAGCAGCTACCTTGTCGTGGCGTCGTCGACCAACGGCAACACGCGGGAGATCTCCGTCGTCGGCGAGACCGACGGCGAGACGACCTGGTCGACCACCGATGCCGTGTTCGACATGAACGAGGGCAGCAAGGCGACCTGGGCGATCGAGCAGAACGTCGGGCTGCAGCTCTTCGACCGCAGTGCCGACGAGCTCGAGAACGACGCCACGGCGTACCAGATGGCCGAGCTGCTGCGCAGCGCCGAGTTCGATCTCGGCGTGATCGCGACCGATGGCACGTCGTACTCGCCGTACATCTCGTACGACGGGCTCTCGGTGGCCGGCGACCTGCCCTTCACGCGGGCCGAGGGTGCCACCGACGAGCTGTACCCCGACCGCATCGTCGGCGTCGCGAACCTGCAGTCCGTGCCGACGAAGTTCGCGTTCACCTCGCTCGACGGGGCCACGCGCCAGAGCGTCGCGTACGCCGACCCCGCCGCGGTCGTCGAGTACCCCGACTACTCCGCCGTCGGCATCCGGGGCA
Encoded proteins:
- a CDS encoding DUF2510 domain-containing protein, giving the protein MDEQPTPPTPEIPAAWYPDPSGGAGQRWWDGTKWTEHVHPAVPDATANAGSAGAGAGAGAAATAAVTDGQAAGGTVPAAKRSRRGLVIGLIAGGTAVLLVAGTVIGLNVAGAFGGGGDLTTVGGYDYAEPMLDLERDHEFELRAAYDLEAKASEVGAEEFDTDFAFEVFTDAALSKHAPIMVNQWNDTVTISAQEDAEARYADSDAFEGRETESPRIRDIGEAYGAWGLNATYYLVQHLDEQGAELERPRVTPFTVQHELEAPTVTFATDGGTGNLSVAWQAVEGASSYLVVASSTNGNTREISVVGETDGETTWSTTDAVFDMNEGSKATWAIEQNVGLQLFDRSADELENDATAYQMAELLRSAEFDLGVIATDGTSYSPYISYDGLSVAGDLPFTRAEGATDELYPDRIVGVANLQSVPTKFAFTSLDGATRQSVAYADPAAVVEYPDYSAVGIRGKGTDLGMWLNLERGVDVAAEIAAFNARAEAEAPTTGGGVELVSAPVDEMIDQFEPSTTAPATDLPIVASNDFTRYLAANLIDRQQAIDVSAYVGAPGMPSLDDAIQEATEQNPYVVGVDGYGASDGILYVTYTASADDLAANRDATYAKAQEVVAEVITDGMGDAEKVTALNDWITANAEYDYEALAAKEALGSVPDAEAAAWQASGALVDGSAVCAGYAYAFEALALEAGLDAVVVTGDVTAGGRHAWNKVSIDGRWLAVDTTWNDDEAANQYLMITDAEFTGPAERTEDIFWMQDSRIGDYAAK